From a region of the Chrysemys picta bellii isolate R12L10 chromosome 7, ASM1138683v2, whole genome shotgun sequence genome:
- the ENTPD1 gene encoding ectonucleoside triphosphate diphosphohydrolase 1 isoform X8 gives MKRAQEVVPEQQHRETPVYLGATAGMRLLSLQNRSMADRVLSAVEKTLRSSPFNFQGARVISGQEEGAYGWITINYLLGNFKQPGWLNFLPHLRSSRGTSGALDLGGASTQITFAPDQELIESQENSLHFRLYGKNYNVYTHSFLCYGKDQALRLKLASDLQSTQNGSLLDPCFHLGYLRIMNISDLYTNPCIANGEQQLPFTQLHLQGNGDYQRCRMTIQKIFNTSYCPYSSCAFNGIFLPPLQGEFGAFSAFYFVMNFLNLTTEKSPVPLDKATSAVESFCSRPWHEVKAEFPKIKEKYLSEYCFSGTYILSLLENGYGFTMEQWQNIQFLGKIGSSDAGWTLGYMLNLTNMIPAEKPPTRPLSHASYVGLMVFCSLVLVAVLLLSWLTFHKPKCLQKGLI, from the exons ATGAAAAGAGCTCAGGAAGTGGTTCCAGAACAGCAGCACAGAGAGACCCCTGTCTACCTCGGGGCTACAGCTGGAATGCGGCTGCTCAG CTTGCAGAACAGAAGTATGGCTGACCGAGTCCTCTCTGCAGTGGAGAAGACGCTGCGCTCATCCCCCTTCAACTTCCAGGGTGCCAGAGTCATCAGTGGTCAGGAAGAAGGAGCCTATGGCTGGATCACCATTAATTACCTGTTGGGCAACTTCAAGCAG CCTGGCTGGCTGAACTTTCTGCCTCACCTGAGATCCAGCCGGGGGACATCAGGGGCCCTGGACCTTGGTGGAGCCTCCACTCAGATCACCTTTGCACCAGACCAAGAGTTGATTGAATCTCAAGAGAACTCGCTGCACTTTCGTCTCTATGGCAAGAACTACAACGTGTATACGCACAGCTTCCTGTGCTACGGGAAGGACCAGGCTCTGCGCCTGAAGCTGGCCAGTGAC CTGCAGAGCACACAGAATGGCAGCCTCCTGGATCCCTGCTTTCACCTCGGATATTTGAGGATTATGAATATAAGTGACCTCTACACCAACCCCTGTATAGCTAATGGTGAGCAGCAGCTTCCATTCACACAGCTTCACCTCCAGGGGAATGGGGATTACCAAAGGTGCCGAATGACCATCCAGAAGATCTTCAACACTAGCTATTGCCCTTACTCCAGCTGCGCCTTCAATGGGATTTTCCTGCCTCCGTTacaaggggagtttggg GCATTTTCTGCTTTCTACTTTGTGATGAACTTTTTAAACCTGACGACAGAGAAGAGCCCAGTCCCTCTAGACAAAGCGACCAGCGCTGTGGAAAGCTTCTGCTCCAGACCTTGGCACGAG GTAAAGGCAGAATTTCCCAAGATAAAAGAGAAGTACCTGAGTGAATATTGTTTCTCCGGGACCTACATCCTCTCCCTCCTGGAGAATGGCTATGGATTCACCATGGAGCAATGGCAAAACATCCAGTTCCTTGGAAAG ATTGGCAGCAGTGATGCAGGCTGGACTCTGGGCTACATGCTGAACCTGACAAACATGATCCCTGCAGAGAAGCCCCCGACACGCCCTCTCTCCCATGCCAGTTATGTGGGGCTCATGGTGTTCTGCTCTCTCGTGTTGGTGGCTGTGCTCCTGCTTAGCTGGCTTACCTTCCACAAACCAAAGTGCCTGCAGAAGGGACTCATTTAG